One Jeotgalicoccus saudimassiliensis DNA window includes the following coding sequences:
- the polA gene encoding DNA polymerase I — protein sequence MAKLILMDGNSIAFRAFYGLPLLTNQSGLHTNAIFGYARLLEKVIKEEQPDYFLVAFDAGKSTFRHKQYTEYKGGRQKTPPELGEQFAPIRKLIDAYGIKRFEHEDYEADDIIGTWTKLADEEKFETIVITGDKDLTQLASEHTKVYITKKGVTDIEVFTPEHVAEVYDGLVPNQIIDLKGLMGDKSDNIPGVPGVGEKTAVKLLKEYGSVENVLGSLDKITAKKLNENLTNNQEIALMSKDLATIYRDMTFDFKLEELKFNNEDSEEKYELFKELEFNSLLDNMEAAEVDEVASFTAERTDTLNDLGDDISIYLEVHDDNYLKAKPEFIGIADKDFVLVKEAAEFDADELSQFLNTRGNVTTYDLKRQVALLNHLNVEFDGFNEDIMLGSFLLNPSKKIIDVAETAADFNVSINSDDFHYGKGRNRKDPSADETKDFVADKVQAIEKVAGPVADKLRADEMYDLWHDLEIPLSKVLVQMELKGIKIKTERLKEMEEELSGRLTEIEEKIYGMAGEEFNINSPKQLGVILFEKLELPVIKKTKTGYSTAVDVLEQLEDKHEIIEHILTYRTISKLQSTYVIGLQGEVTEDSRIHTRFNQTLAQTGRLSSVEPNLQNIPIRLEEGRKIRQAFVPSKEGNVLLGLDYSQIELRVLAAITKDESMLEAFTNDIDIHTKTAMEVYGVALDEVTPLMRRNAKAVNFGIVYGISDYGLSQNLGITRKEAGQFIDTYLESFKEVKQFMHDIVQDAKRDGYVTTLLHRRRYVPDVNSRNFNARSFAERTAMNSPIQGSAADIIKLAMVKYANSEEAQKFNAELLLQIHDELIFDIPESEVEAFIPVIKDIMENAIDIDVPLKVDAGYGTDWYEVK from the coding sequence ATGGCTAAGTTAATTCTCATGGATGGAAACAGTATCGCATTCCGCGCGTTTTACGGACTGCCGCTGTTAACAAATCAGAGCGGGCTGCATACGAATGCGATTTTCGGATACGCACGCCTGTTGGAAAAAGTAATTAAAGAAGAACAGCCCGATTATTTTTTAGTGGCGTTTGACGCGGGTAAATCGACGTTCAGACATAAGCAGTACACAGAATATAAAGGCGGCAGACAGAAAACTCCGCCGGAGCTCGGGGAGCAGTTCGCACCGATCAGAAAGCTGATCGATGCATACGGCATTAAACGTTTCGAGCACGAAGACTACGAGGCCGATGACATTATCGGCACATGGACGAAACTTGCCGATGAAGAGAAGTTCGAAACGATCGTTATTACAGGCGACAAGGACTTAACGCAGCTGGCAAGTGAACATACGAAAGTCTACATTACGAAAAAAGGTGTCACGGATATTGAAGTGTTTACACCTGAACATGTGGCGGAAGTTTACGACGGTCTCGTTCCGAACCAGATTATCGACTTAAAAGGTCTGATGGGCGACAAATCGGATAACATTCCGGGTGTGCCCGGTGTCGGCGAGAAAACGGCGGTTAAATTATTAAAAGAATACGGCAGTGTCGAGAACGTGCTCGGCAGTCTCGATAAGATTACCGCGAAAAAATTAAACGAGAACTTAACGAACAATCAGGAGATTGCGTTGATGAGTAAAGATCTCGCAACAATTTACCGGGATATGACGTTTGATTTTAAACTGGAAGAGCTGAAATTTAACAACGAAGATTCAGAAGAGAAGTACGAGCTGTTTAAAGAGCTTGAGTTCAATTCGCTGCTCGACAATATGGAAGCGGCGGAAGTTGACGAAGTCGCTTCGTTTACAGCGGAGCGTACGGACACCCTGAACGACTTAGGGGACGATATCAGCATATATCTGGAAGTGCACGATGACAACTACTTAAAAGCGAAGCCGGAGTTTATCGGTATTGCAGATAAAGATTTTGTGCTGGTAAAAGAAGCAGCGGAATTTGATGCAGACGAACTCAGCCAGTTTTTAAACACGCGCGGCAACGTAACGACGTACGATCTGAAGCGCCAGGTGGCATTGTTAAACCATCTGAACGTCGAGTTCGACGGCTTTAATGAAGACATTATGCTCGGCAGTTTCCTGTTAAACCCGTCTAAGAAAATTATCGATGTGGCGGAAACCGCAGCCGACTTTAACGTGTCTATCAACAGTGATGATTTCCATTACGGCAAAGGGCGTAACAGGAAAGATCCTTCAGCTGACGAGACGAAAGACTTCGTAGCCGATAAAGTCCAGGCGATTGAAAAAGTCGCCGGACCTGTGGCGGACAAACTGCGCGCGGATGAAATGTACGATTTATGGCATGACCTGGAAATTCCATTATCGAAAGTGCTCGTCCAGATGGAACTTAAAGGCATTAAAATTAAAACAGAGCGTCTGAAAGAGATGGAAGAGGAATTGAGCGGACGCCTAACAGAAATCGAAGAGAAGATTTACGGCATGGCCGGTGAAGAATTCAATATCAATTCACCGAAGCAGCTCGGTGTCATTTTATTTGAAAAGCTTGAACTGCCCGTCATTAAAAAGACGAAGACAGGGTACTCCACAGCGGTCGATGTGCTCGAACAGCTGGAAGACAAGCACGAGATTATAGAACACATTTTAACGTACCGTACAATCAGCAAACTGCAGTCGACGTATGTCATCGGCCTGCAGGGTGAAGTGACTGAAGATTCGCGTATTCATACGCGCTTTAACCAGACACTCGCTCAGACGGGACGTTTATCAAGTGTGGAACCGAATCTGCAGAACATCCCGATTCGCCTTGAAGAAGGGCGTAAAATCCGTCAGGCGTTCGTGCCGTCAAAAGAAGGAAATGTGCTGCTCGGACTGGATTATTCGCAAATTGAACTGCGCGTACTCGCAGCGATTACGAAAGATGAATCGATGCTCGAAGCGTTTACGAACGATATCGACATTCACACGAAGACGGCGATGGAAGTGTACGGTGTTGCACTCGATGAGGTGACGCCGTTAATGCGTCGTAACGCCAAGGCGGTTAACTTCGGAATCGTTTACGGCATCAGTGATTACGGACTCAGCCAAAACCTCGGCATTACGCGTAAGGAAGCCGGTCAGTTTATCGACACGTATCTCGAATCATTTAAAGAAGTGAAACAGTTTATGCATGATATCGTGCAGGATGCGAAACGCGACGGTTATGTGACGACACTGCTGCACCGCCGCCGTTACGTGCCGGACGTAAACAGCAGAAACTTTAACGCGCGTTCGTTCGCGGAACGCACAGCGATGAACTCGCCGATTCAGGGGAGTGCTGCTGATATAATCAAACTCGCGATGGTCAAATACGCGAACAGCGAAGAAGCACAGAAATTCAATGCAGAATTATTATTACAGATCCACGATGAGCTCATCTTTGATATTCCGGAAAGTGAAGTGGAAGCATTCATTCCGGTTATTAAAGATATTATGGAAAACGCCATAGACATCGACGTACCGCTGAAAGTAGACGCAGGGTACGGTACGGACTGGTATGAAGTGAAGTAG